GGACAAGGAAAGAAGGGGGAAATCCCTTTGTTCTCCCTTGCGGTCCTTGCTGGTGTATGTGCCTTTTTCCAGGACCTCTTCGGGGTAAAACTTGCGGCTTTCGGCAGTAAAACGATGGAGGACGGCCTCGCAGAAGCGTTCAATGCCTCCGGCCCGGCAGATCACCACGAAATCGTCTCCGCCTATGTGACCCACAAACCCCAAAGGATCCCACTCCTGGGTCATGTCCCTCAGGATGTTTCCCACCAGGCGGATGACCTGGTCTCCCTGGTCGAACCCGAAATTGTCGTTAAAAGGCTTGAAGTCGTCCAGGTCGAAGTACATGACCGCAAAAATGTTTTTTGCGGTCAGCCTGTCGGCGATTTCCGTTTTGATCAGGTTGTTGCCCGGAAGGCCGGTGAGGGGGTTGGCCTGTTTGGCCATGTTGATTTTTTGCTGGGTGATGGCTTCCAGCAAGTCATGAATCTGGACGACGCCCATGTACGACCCGTTGAGGACGATGATCAGGGCGTCGTAAACAGAGGTCGAATCCCGCGTGATGATGGTCCGGGCCACGTCGTCCAGGGGCGTGGAGGCTTCGAAGACCATGCCCGTTTCCATGATATTTTCCACGTTTTTCCGGGCGAACAGATCGTAGCCGTATTTATGGCCCAGTTTGTAGAAAATTTTGGTCTTGTGGATAATCCCTACAGGGCGGTTGTCCTTGACTACGGGGACCGAGGAAAGATCTTTTTCAAGGTCAAATCGTTTGAGGATGCCTTCCACCTTGTGGTCATTGTTTACAGGCGCAATGTATTTGGCCAGGGAGCCGATGAAATTGCCCACTTCCAAGCCGTTGACCGTGGGTTGATTGATCCTTAAGATTTCGCTCTTGGCTTCGGAACTGCAGGAAACCGGCTTTTTATTGGGCCTTGCCAAAAAATATCCCTGTCCCAGGTCCACCTTCATGGCCGTGACGGTTTCCAGTTCTTCCTTGGTTTCTATGCCTTCGGCGACTACCAGGGCGTTTATTTTGTGGCAGAACGTAACAAAGGCCGAAAGAAGCATTTGCTTTTTGGTGGATTTATCGATGCCGGCAATCAAAAAACGGTCAATCTTGACGATAAACGCACTACTGTCCGGTTAAAAGATACTGAAATTCAAGGGTAATTGGTTCTGAGTAATAGGTGTATCCCCTGGATCTGGCGGTTCAAAGAGTTCGTAGAGATTTCTCCGCTCCATGAGCGTAAGTTGTAGGAGTTTGAGCATCTCAGTTAGAGTTGCTCCTATCTTTGCCCGCCATTTGTAATAGGCCAGGATCAGCATCGAGATCATGGCCGTCCAAATTTGGGTTAGAACGGCGTTTCGGCTATTGCCCAAAAAGGATTTGATCCTCAGATTCTGTTTGATCCACTTGAAAAACAGCTCAATCTGCCACCGATCCTTGTAAATATCA
The DNA window shown above is from Desulfatibacillum aliphaticivorans DSM 15576 and carries:
- a CDS encoding bifunctional diguanylate cyclase/phosphodiesterase; translation: MVKIDRFLIAGIDKSTKKQMLLSAFVTFCHKINALVVAEGIETKEELETVTAMKVDLGQGYFLARPNKKPVSCSSEAKSEILRINQPTVNGLEVGNFIGSLAKYIAPVNNDHKVEGILKRFDLEKDLSSVPVVKDNRPVGIIHKTKIFYKLGHKYGYDLFARKNVENIMETGMVFEASTPLDDVARTIITRDSTSVYDALIIVLNGSYMGVVQIHDLLEAITQQKINMAKQANPLTGLPGNNLIKTEIADRLTAKNIFAVMYFDLDDFKPFNDNFGFDQGDQVIRLVGNILRDMTQEWDPLGFVGHIGGDDFVVICRAGGIERFCEAVLHRFTAESRKFYPEEVLEKGTYTSKDRKGEQRDFPLLSLSIAIITTRNRVIESYGRLASLASEVKKKAKTIQGNSYYIDQRRQ
- a CDS encoding IS4 family transposase, encoding DIYKDRWQIELFFKWIKQNLRIKSFLGNSRNAVLTQIWTAMISMLILAYYKWRAKIGATLTEMLKLLQLTLMERRNLYELFEPPDPGDTPITQNQLPLNFSIF